The stretch of DNA GTGTTCGTGGAGCTGCCGGAAGCCGGCGCGACGGTCGCCGCGGGAGGATCCTTCGGCAACGTGGAGAGTGTGAAGGCCACCAGCGACGTCAACTCCCCGGTCTCCGGCGAGGTCGTCGAGGTCAACTCCAAGCTGTCGGAGACGCCCGGCCTGGTACGTACATACGGTTGCCGTCAATGCCACTTCCTGTTCGGTGCCAAAGTAGTCTCTCTGTCTCCATGCTTGCTTGTGATGGTAATAGTATGCTTTGTGATGGCTGTTGCAATAATGTCACCATCATGCGCATGGTACTCCTCTCTGGATTGTATATGCAGATCAACTCAAGCCCGTACGAGGAGGGGTGGATGATCAAGGTGAAGCCCAGCAGCCCGGCGGAGGGCCTGCTGGACGCCGCCAAGTACACCAAGCACTGCGAGGAGGAAGACGCTCACTAGAGCCAGCAGATGGATCATGCACGCACGCACATGCTGCGCTTGCTGCTTACGATCCAACGTAGTGTGTTCCATTGGTTGTTTCAGTCATTTTTTGCTTTATTATTTCTTGCCAAAACGCCGCCAACCTCTATGCAATAACCAAATTAAGGCACTCGATCACCTTTATCGTGTGCCATGCCTTCTTTCGTTTCTCTTTCACCTGCTGGCACTCTATCTGTCACTGCACAAACACGATGATACTATATATGTGCGTGACACTTGCTGACAGTGACAAGCTATGCGACTTTGTTGGCAGCACACAAACACGATCGGATGGCTGTCGATCGCGACCGCAGCTGCGGCCCATCAAGCCCAAATTTCTTCGGGGTGATGgcatttcttttaagataaagGAGCTTCTTCAGTCTAGTCTTCCCATGAGTTGTGCACTCGATCATCCTTCAATTCATCCATTTTTTTGCCGTTGCCCGTTGGACCTAGCCAAGGCTCGTGCACGTGAGCTGCACGCTACACGCTCTCTGGCACACGCCATTTTTAGCCAACGCAACTAATGAACCACTCTCGTTCATCAGGTTTTGTCGCTTTCGGGCCGGTGTCATTTGTCAATGTCGAAGCATATATACGTGCTTCATCTCTGGTCAACGGCGACATAAAACATAATTAACGCATCCCGATCCGTCCGTCAGACATCTATGCTCCGAGAGTGATCTACGACTGAGCCGACTCTGGGGCGAGTTCGTACGTTCCTGCTGCGGCGAGCGTTCGACCGAGGAGGCTAAGCTAGCTAGCTCTGAGAGCAAGCTCGATCCCAAGGTATTATTGATCGACACCATGCATGCATAATGCTCCTGTTGGATGAACCTTTAGCCATGATAATGCTCCTTTGCTGCCTCTTCGAGTCAGTCAAATCGCCAGAGATTGAGCTTCGACCAAATACGTTTCGTAAAAATCATACAATTTGGTTTCTTATCGTAGCTTGCTCCCAGAATCCAGCGTTCAATTGTTCAGATTTTCTGTTTTACATATTAGGGACTACTTCAGTTGTCGTAGAATATAAGCATTTCTAGTTTTGTTCTGAGCTAAACTATATTAAATTTAGCCAAATTTATATGGAAGAGTATTAATATCTACTCATCGATGAGCGCACTGTATGTATCCAACAATACTTGTTTAATAAAGTAAATGCAGTTATTCCTTGAAGGTCAGTTGACTAGAAATATTTACATTTTAGGATGGTAAGAGTAGTAAAGGTAGGGGTAATTTGTACTGGGGAATGAAAGTTCAGAGATAAAGCttagaatagttttgtttgTTCACTGGGATCCAGAGTTTTGATGGGATGAGAAATAGGAGTTTAGAGATCCAATTCACATCGATCACTTCTATGAAAAAGATTTGGAAATTAGGTGAATACTATGCTTTAAGTGGAAGACGAATAATCCATTACATTAATCATTATGAGTTGACTGAGTCATTGTGCCGGATTAATATCACTACCTGCCTCGATGGTGGATATGACGCCCAGTATGGCTTTGGAGAGTACAGAAACGACTTGAGACTAGCAGCTGAGGAAACCTCAAATCCTCCACTTGTTGGCTTGTTTGAGGTTGGATTCTTGGAGCTAAAGGCCTTCCTCCTATAAGAAGAGGAAATGGGAGATTATCGCTGCACCCCTATTGTGTGGCAAAATATGGTCGGAAGTGGGTACGAAGTCATACAATCATCAACAACTGCCATCCTTCATTCAATGAGCAGTACTCATGGGATGTGTACGATACAGCAACCATCCTGACTATTGGACTGTTTGATAATGGCCAGGTGTAAGAGTCTAGTTCAGGCAAGTACAAGGATGCCAACATTGGGAAAGTAAGGATACGCCTTTCCAATCTCCAACCTGGCCGGATCTATTCTCACGGGTACCCTCTTCTCATCCTACATCCTTCAGGGGTCAAGAAAATGGGTGAACTGTACCTATCAGTAAGATTTACCACAAGATCATTAGTGAACACAGTGCGTATGTATGCATCCTCGATTTTACCAACAATGCACAATGAGGACCCTCTTTCAGTGAtcctgaaagataatttgaggCTCCCTACTATCCAGATTGTCGCATCCCGACTGAGCCGGATGGATCCACCCCTATGCAAGGAAGCCGTGGAATACATGTTTGATGCACAAAGCAACTTTTGGAGTATGAGGAAAAGCAAGGTCAATTTGAACAGAATCATGTCAGTCCTTTCAATCTTCATAACATTTTGGAGCTGGTTCTCCTATGGTCGTTCATGGCAGAATCCTGCAATCACTTTGCTGGCACATGCTGTTTTCTTCCTAGCTCTTGTGTTTCACCAGCTCATACTCCCATCAATGCTCTTATATATCTTCTTCATTACAATATGGAACTACCGGTGTCGGCCTAGTTATCCTTCGCACACTGATATCAAGGTATCTTTAGCAGACACAGTACATCCAGATGAGCTCGATGAGGAATTTGATACCTTCCCTACTTCTCAGAGCATTGATTTTGTAAGGATGAGGTATGATAGGCTAAGGAGTGTTGCCGGCAGGATACAGTGGGTCATGGGAGACGTAGCATCCTTTGGGGAGAGGATTAATGCATTGACAACATGGAGGGATCCAACAGCAACAGCAATTTTGGGCTCTTTACTCTGGCAGCAGCCATTATGCTCTGTTTTACACCATCTAAAGTTCTTGTCGCGATAGCTGGAGTCTACAACATGAGGCATCCAAAGCTTCGGCGGAAGACACCGTCATTTGTCGGCAACTTCTACTGGCGATTGCCTCACAAGACAGACAATTTGCTCTGAATATCTTCTGTGATATGTACTGTTCCATGAGTCTTCTGTTggttgcaagttgcaactctATTCTGTAGCACTAGATCTTGTTACTTTGTACTGCTCCTTGAATCTGTTGGTTGCAACTCTCTTCTGTTACCTCCTGTCACCGTCGTGGTTGTAGGACTTCATTTCCATGCAGACTTTAATGATATGTGTTTGTCAGACTTGTTTCCTATGCTTGGCAATACGCAGCCCTAGCACTATAGCAACAAATCCCGTTGAATCCTACTCCTGGAATCATTTCAATCTCTCTTGTTGTGTCACTGGTCCTGGCTGTAAGACCTCATTTCCCTAGCACTATGTACCATGTGGAAGTACCTGCCATACCGATTTTCCAAGATGAGATTTTTCTCATGCACTCCTAGCAGCAAATCCATCTGAGATGCAGGGAGATTGATAGAATCTGAAAGGGCGAGACTGAAGTGTGGGCACGAGACAAAGGAGTATTACCAACAGGAAGCAGTAGTCATGAGAGATTTCACAGTTTGGGGGATGATCCAAAAAATTGGCAAACAGGAGGGATCCTACAGCGAGTTAAATCTGAGCTATTGCTTCTGTTTATTGACTGTTCCTTAGTGAGAAACTCTGCCAATTCAATTTCACACATGATAAACTTCGGCATGTTCCAGAAAAGACACGAAAATAGATGGAAGGAAGTCTCAACTCACAAGCGCAGCACAAAGAGGCCGAGGCAATTGAGCTTAATCGGCTCCATCATAGGATCGAACTGCAACAATTTCGAACACAAATAAAGCTTCAGTTGACATCTCACCGATCGGCTTAGTCGAATGATTTATGCACCATCTTAGTCGAATACATAACGAACAAGCTTCATTTACCATGATAATGATTGTACAACAAATCACAACTAGCAACGCACATGAAAAAGACCAGACAAGACCCTCCAACAATCAAATGCAACGGTCTTTGCACCGTGGAAGTGCACCAAGCTCTTAGGAAGAAGCAGAGCGTCCCCTGCAACTGCAATCTCAAGGGCCTCTCCGCTGGTACCGATTCATCATCCATCTGCTTCTTCTGCTCCACCTTGTCCCCGAGCCTCTTGCCTTCGGCCAACATGGCGGCGTAGTCAGGCGTCCTCACGATCGCGTCAGCTTGTTTCGGTACAGGTCGTCAGGCTCCAAGGTCAAAGCTGCACGGCCTCGAACTCGAAGATCAGATGAGCGTAGTAGCTGTGGTCCGGCAGCAGCCCGGAGAGGCTGAGAGTGTCGTGGCCACCTTGTGATCCTCCATGACGGCGTCATCCCAGGCCGAGCCGGGAGTGGCATATCGTGGTGGCAACCAGCCCTTTGTGCTTAGCGCAGTAAACCAAAGCAACAAACCGTACAAAAAATCATGAGAGAGATGGAGGCCGAAGTATCCCGTTTGGTCTATGTttgatttatttatttatttattatattttttAGAGTGGAGTCATCGCAATGTATATTACTTCATGTCAGCTGACAGCTGTGCCAAGTGTCTAAAATAAAAATGGTCGGCTGGCAAACACAGGCCAAATAACTAGTTAGGGACTGGCTCTCTGCCGGCAGAGCTAAGTGTATCAAAGTCACAAGAGACAATGACTACAGTTGTCAAAATGACTTACCAGCAACTGCTCCATGGAAATCCTGATAGTTGTTCCTCCCAAAACGGTTTTGACCTCTGTTCAGCACGTCAGCGGATTCGCCATATATGTTTCTTCACTCCTGTCCTTGAAGAAGAACAGAAGATGCATTCCTTTTGACTTCAAAAAAGTtgtgtatatatatactagGGATCGATCAGAATAAAATCTTTCCGTGGATCGATCAGCAATATATATATCCATATCCGTGAGACTTGAAAAGGGTTACCTACTCCATGCGCCACACGTACCTCCACATTTTGATGATTCATGAGCTGATATGCAATCTTGCTGTAGATCACGAACACAAACATAGGTATTATTCAAAATGAGCAAAACAAAATTACCGACCTGAAAGAAGTACAAGATTGGGATTGCATAGGGGTTTCTCGGAAACCTACTAGCATGTGGTGGTTGATTGGTTGAAGGAACAGCAAGTGAGCTAAACCCAACATTTGTTCCATGCTGCCTCTGCTATAGAAAAAGTTAAGTAGGATGGTCCCCAAGTCTCAACTATTGAATGTCGCATTCTAAGACATGTAAAGAAAAAACAAGTCAGCAGAAGCTCGCACACTCTAGCTGGTGAAATGATAATTCACACCGACTCCTCTGACCAAACATCTTATTGAAAATAGCGAGAGAAACGGACTTAACAAAAGAGAAGATAGGATTACCAGCCTTCTTAAAGCAGTGTTGCTGATCAATGACCATCAGAGTATCCAACCATAGaatacccccccccccacaaaaAAAAACGGACCATGGAGGAGACTCCCCACAGGCTTTGTTCTAAGGTGCCTTGCTCCGAATCTGGGTCAGGACAGAAGTTTCAGCGACTCCCGGAGTTTAGCGCTCTAACAAATCCACCGGGAGAAGCTTGACAACCACAGAAGCCAAGACTGTCCAAAGATGCAGCAGCACTGGTCCTCCACCACTCAAGCCATGAGAGCATGGATGGCCAGCCCAGTGGGGCGCCTGGTCCGTGTGGAGGTGCTGGTCACCCTTAGCTGCACCCTCCTCATCACACTGGTGTTGCTAGGCTCCAGCCGGCGCGCCAGCCACAGTGCTGCCTTCCGCCTTGTTGTCTGGTCAGCACTCATGTTGAGTTATCCAGCGGTGTCCTACACCATTGGGCTGATGCAGTCCGGCGCTTTCAGCAGTGAGCTCATTGTCGTCTGGGCTTGTTTCCTCCTTGGTTGCGCCGATGGCATTGCTTCTTGCAGCGTCGACGACTCTGACCAGCAAGCCCGCACCATGCTGAACCAGACTGCCCAGATCATCTATGTGTTCTTCCTCCTCTTTTCTTATGCCAGTTCTTTGCCGTCACATCTGAAAATTATTCTCTTGTTGATCTGCTTGTTGATTGTCGCCAAGCTTGGAGTGCGCGTGAAGAGCTTTTTGTCAGTTGGTAGGGATCGAGTCCTCTCTATCGAGAACCGGCTCATCACCATGTATATGCGAGATAAGAAAAATCTCTTGGTTAGCGGTGAGGCAGACCTGGAGGATGGGCGCGGGGAGTACAAGTTCAATGTCCCCAATAGTGTCGTCACCATCGAAATGGTTTGGCAGTGCAAGGGACAGTTACTGAACTCAGACAACCCACAAGCACGAAGACTAAAAGATCTCTGTCTCTCATTTGCCTTGTTCAAACAGCTAAGGCGACGCCTCAGTGGGTGCTCTTTGCGCCTGCATGGGCAGACGCACTTTGATGGATCAGCTGAGTATGAGAGACACATCTTTCCTGATCATGATACTGGGAATGATGTTGACTCCCAGGAGAGGATGTACCGCATTGTCGAGGTCGAGCTTGGCTTTCTCTTCGATTTCTTCTATGCAAGGTACCCATCTCCCAGAGAAAGTCTTGTCCCTGAAACCATTCTGTTCTTGGCAGTTCTGGCGACAAGTCTTTGTACCCTCTTCATCCTCACCCTGTTCAACTACCATTCCCCTGACAGCGACATGAACATTTCCACCACGGGCTTCGACATATGGTTGACTAGAATGGTAATAATCTTGTTTGTGCTCCTGGAATCGTTTCAGTACTCCATGCTTGTGTTCTCCGACTGGCACAAGGTGACAATGCTGAGCCGGTATGTCCAAAATAAATCGTGGCAAAAGCGTCCCATATTGGAGATGCTACTAGGTCTCATGTGCCGTGTTACACTGAAAAGACAGTACTGGAGCAACTCGGTTGGGCAGTACTCACTTCTGCATACCTGCATCCGCTCTGAAAACGAGCTCATATTTCGCCTGCCGCTCCCCAGTTTGATCAGACGTTTCCTGGTGAGGAATATGATGATGACTCGCAAGGATCTGCCCATGACAGTGAAGCACTCAATCCACAGCCATGGTGCATGCTTATCTTCACTTCTACACGGCCAGATCACTTTGCAATCTGTGGATAGAATTCAGACGGGCATTCTTCAAGAGCTTTGTCCAACGATCTCCAATCAGAGTGTCATCCGTAGCATGCTGATTTGGCACATTGCTACTACACTATGTAGCTATAAATCAGAAGCCAGCATGGTGGCAGCAGAGAGAGACACCATCAAACACCATGAGGTGGCCACCACACTCTCGGACTACTGTGCTTACCTTCTGTTTTATGCACCGGAACTGGTAACGAAAAATTACCGCAGCACACAAATATCAATGGAAGTCCTGCAGAGCACAGCGCAGCAGTGCCTTGGAGGATGCCGTTCTACGGATGAGTTGTTAAATAAACTCTCCAATTTCCAACCAAAGGGCAGCCAAGATGATGACGATGACCATGCCCAATACAGAAATTTCCGAGGAAAGGACAATTATGACAAGTATGAAGCTATTTTGGCCAGTGGAAGAAAGCTCGGATTTGATATCATTCGACTGTTTCCTGACAACAAAGCACGATGGAAAATGCTTGCCATGCTGTGGACAGAGAAACTCATGTCTATCGCACCATCGGATAATGTGATGGAGCATGTTAAGAAACTTGCCACAGGTGGTGAGTTCATCACACATGTATGGGCCTGGTTGACGCACAACGGCATTATGACACAGCCAACAGAGTTCTTTCCTTAGAGTCTGCAGCTGAGTACTTGATATCGCTTTATGTACCAGCTCTCATGGACTTTTAACTGATCAACTCTTCCTGTATTTCCTTCTATGTTGTGTACTTTGCATACAAGGAGCTGGAAAAATAATGGTATAGGTAAAATGATTTTGAATTGACAGATGGGTTTGTTTGTTATGTAACTTCAAACACTACATGATCACAACCAATCATTCTGATGACAAGGTCTCTCAGAATTTTCCTTGTTTTCTTTTATGCATAATACTTGGAAAACTCTAAAAACAGCTGTAAGTGAATTATCACTCTATCCCATACCATGAAATTTCAGGGAAAATACATGGACAGCAAAACTTGTTATGCTTTCGATTGCAATAAAATGAGACACAGGTGGTACCCTTAAACTATGAACTCTTTTTCCCCATTTTGAACTCTGTTGCACTTGTACCTATGGTATGGTAATTCCAAATCAATGAATTACGAAAGAAACGGAAAACTCTATGAACAATTGTAATCCGGATATCAAACTATCCAGTACCAGCATTCAAATTTCAAGAAAAACGCATGAACAACAAAAGTTGATATGCCTCCCATTGTAATAAGACTAACTCAGGTTGTGCCCTTAGAATCCGAAGACAGTCATATGCTCTAACATTCTGTTAAAGAAAAAATAATCCTCTAAAACACATCATGCTGAGGAGATAGGAATCAGTTTTCAACAATCTGGGTACACCTTTTTTGTACATTTTTATTCTACCAAGAGCTATTGTGCAGGTTTCGCCTGAAAAAAGGATCAGGCAGCATGTAAGATTTTGTCTTCTAACTGGTACGAGTAAATGGATTTAATTAAATTCGTCTCTTCAGACTTTAGTTGGTTATATAGTTGGAATACCAATCGGCAACACGTCCATACCACCTCACATTACACGATTTGTGTTACTGCATATTCCCCTTCCGGTCGTGAAAATCCGAAACGGGAAAAATTGGACGCTCGGTCGCGCGCTCGCTGATATGCCATTGAAGAGGAAAGGGTGATGCCTAACCTGAAGAGTGAGGACGAGCACCTGGCAGAGGCAGGAGGTGAGGGAGAGGGCATCACTGTCGGCGGGAAGATGGGAGGCTCACGGCCGGCACCATCTGCTGGCTgctgcggcgcgggcggcgggcggcgaggcgtaggcggaggagcggcgggaaAGATGCTGAGGTGGAGGCGAAGCGGCAGTAGTAGGTGGGTCCCACATGAGGACTCTCTTTGCCCTCCCCCAAGGCCCCTAGCGCTGATCCAGGTGGCCCGATGGGTCTTGTGGGCTGCCACAGTAGGCGGATGCATGCattatttttcaaaaaaaaccATGAATAGCATTTCGTTCCTAATCAGATCAGCATTGCAGGAAGCAGGATCTTACTAATTACCCTACCTTTCTTATTAgctatatatataaaaaatttaACCTCTACTAGAAGTAAAAAAGATGTTCGGCGTTTGGATGGGTAAACCTGAACTGGTTCAGAATCTTGGAACATCGATTGCCTTTGCCACTGCCAGGGCCCAGGACTGACTGACGCCTTCACAAGCTTTGTGCAGAACATATCAACAACCTGAAATTTGGTAACACCCATTCTTTCTTTAGTGTTAGTAAAAAAGAAAGCATGCCTAGCAAACGGCGGCGAAGATTGGCGGCGGCGCGTACATAATGCCGGCGAATCGCGAGCTTCCGGTCCTTGCGGCAGAAGCATGTGAATCTGCTTCGGAGTGGAAGAGCGGACGGAGATCTGTAGCTGGGGCTTGCGGGTCGTGGCAGGCTGGGCCATGTGCCGGTACTGGAGGAACcgtgcggcggccgccgcgccggcgggTCGTCGAGAGGACGAGACAATGAACTGCCAATCTGATCTGATCCAAATGAGGGCTTCATTTGTGAAATTTACAGGAAAGTAGGGGGTAAATGTAAAATACTGTACGCATATTTACATATAACTCCTAATCGTGATCCGAATTAGAGGGTTATATGTAAAATATCGGTCCGATATTTTCAAAAAGCTCCTGATTaatcttcaggccggcgacATGGAGGGCAGCGAAGCCGCGCTGCCATCGGTGACCGCCGCCGGTCCCAGCGTACATCCTTCGCCACCAATCGCGAACAGGACGCATCCGTATGCGGCGGCGGATTCAGCAATTGGCGCTGCTGCCTCCGCAACTGCCTAGTTGTAGGCCACCTCTGATCTGAGCTGGAGCCGCGCTCGCCTCGATCGAATGCTCCCCGCAAGGATTCCAgcacggcggcggaggacgCCGTGCAGGGCTTGGGGGCATGGCATGTTTCTCCTCAAGGACAcgaaggccgcggcggcggacgcCGTGCATGGATCCAGGGCGTCGAGTTGATTATACCGGACGGCAACTCGCTGGGAAGAAGAAACCAAATCCGTCGAACAAGCCTCAGCTGGGAGCCTGAGACTAGGATGCAGAACTGAACAAGCCAACATCACACTTGACACTTCTGAACTCCAGGACTGCAGTTACAAGTTGTTGCAGGCCCGCAGCCGAACCAACAAGGCCATTCTCTTGTGCGTTAAGTGTTTCGTTTCTGAATCTTTCCtctagatagatatagatatgcACACACTTCAGCCGCACAAATGTTTTCTGAATCTTTT from Panicum hallii strain FIL2 chromosome 3, PHallii_v3.1, whole genome shotgun sequence encodes:
- the LOC112883855 gene encoding glycine cleavage system H protein, mitochondrial-like, which encodes MALRLWASSAANALKLSGARAAAPSYSISRFFSTVHDGLSYTTSHEWLKDHGDGVVSVGITDHAQSHLGEVVFVELPEAGATVAAGGSFGNVESVKATSDVNSPVSGEVVEVNSKLSETPGLINSSPYEEGWMIKVKPSSPAEGLLDAAKYTKHCEEEDAH
- the LOC112884476 gene encoding uncharacterized protein LOC112884476, with translation MQQHWSSTTQAMRAWMASPVGRLVRVEVLVTLSCTLLITLVLLGSSRRASHSAAFRLVVWSALMLSYPAVSYTIGLMQSGAFSSELIVVWACFLLGCADGIASCSVDDSDQQARTMLNQTAQIIYVFFLLFSYASSLPSHLKIILLLICLLIVAKLGVRVKSFLSVGRDRVLSIENRLITMYMRDKKNLLVSGEADLEDGRGEYKFNVPNSVVTIEMVWQCKGQLLNSDNPQARRLKDLCLSFALFKQLRRRLSGCSLRLHGQTHFDGSAEYERHIFPDHDTGNDVDSQERMYRIVEVELGFLFDFFYARYPSPRESLVPETILFLAVLATSLCTLFILTLFNYHSPDSDMNISTTGFDIWLTRMVIILFVLLESFQYSMLVFSDWHKVTMLSRYVQNKSWQKRPILEMLLGLMCRVTLKRQYWSNSVGQYSLLHTCIRSENELIFRLPLPSLIRRFLVRNMMMTRKDLPMTVKHSIHSHGACLSSLLHGQITLQSVDRIQTGILQELCPTISNQSVIRSMLIWHIATTLCSYKSEASMVAAERDTIKHHEVATTLSDYCAYLLFYAPELVTKNYRSTQISMEVLQSTAQQCLGGCRSTDELLNKLSNFQPKGSQDDDDDHAQYRNFRGKDNYDKYEAILASGRKLGFDIIRLFPDNKARWKMLAMLWTEKLMSIAPSDNVMEHVKKLATGGEFITHVWAWLTHNGIMTQPTEFFP